A single Pan troglodytes isolate AG18354 chromosome 19, NHGRI_mPanTro3-v2.0_pri, whole genome shotgun sequence DNA region contains:
- the ZNF594 gene encoding LOW QUALITY PROTEIN: zinc finger protein 594 (The sequence of the model RefSeq protein was modified relative to this genomic sequence to represent the inferred CDS: deleted 2 bases in 1 codon) — protein sequence MKEWKSKMEMSEEKKSARAASEKLQRQITQECELVETSNSKDRLLKHWVSPLKDAMRHLPSQESSIREMHIIPQKAIVGEIGHGCNEGEKILSAGESSHRYEVSGQNFKQKSGLTEHQKIHNINKTYECKECGKTFNRSSNLIIHQRIHTGNKPYVCNECGKDSNQSSNLIIHQRIHIGKKPYICHECGKDFNQSSNLVRHKQIHSGGNPYECKECGKAFKGSSNLVLHQRIHSRGKPYLCNKCGKAFSQSTDLIIHHRIHTGEKPYECYDCGQMFSQSSHLVPHQRIHTGEKPLKCNECEKAFRQHSHLTEHQRLHSGEKPYECHKCGKTFSGRTAFLKHQRLHAGEKLEECEKTFSKDEELREEQRIHQEEKAYWCNQCGRNFQGTSDLIRHQVTHTGEKTYECKECGKTFNQSSDLVRHHRIHSGEKPCVCSKCGKSFRGSSDLIRHHRVHTGEKPYECSECGKAFSQRSHLVTHQKIHTGEKPYQCTECGKAFRRRSLLIQHRRIHSGEKPYECKECGKLFIWRTAFLKHQSLHTGEKLECEKTFSQDEELRGEQKIHQEEKAYWCNQCGRAFQGSSDLIRHQVTHTREKPYECKECGKTFNQSSDLLRHHRIHSGEKPYVCNKCGKSFRSSSDLIKHHRIHTGEKLYECSECGKAFSQRSHLATHQKIHTGEEPYQCSECGNAFRRRSLLIQHRRLHSGEKPYECKECGKLFMWRTAFLKHQRLHAGEKLEECEKTFSKDEELRKEQRTHQEKKVYWCNQCSRTFQGSSDLIRHQVTHTREKPYECKECGKTQSELRPSETS from the exons ATGAAGGAATGGAAatcaaagatggaaatgtctgaaGAAAAGAAGTCAGCAAGGGCTGCATCCGAAAAACTCCAAAGACAGATCACCCAGGAATGTGAGTTAGTTGAAACCAGTAATTCTAAGGACAGATTATTGAAGCACTGGGTAAGCCCTTTAAAGGATGCAATGAGACATCTCCCTTCCCAAGAGAGCagtatcagggaaatgcatattaTCCCCCAGAAAGCCATTGTGGGAGAGATTGGCCATGGATgtaatgaaggagaaaaaatactTTCTGCAGGAGAAAGCTCCCATAGATATGAGGTTAGTGGCCAAAACTTCAAACAGAAGTCAGGATTAACTGAACATCAGAAAATTCATAATATAAATAAGacctatgaatgtaaggaatgtggaaaaACCTTCAACAGGAGTTCAAACCTGATCatacatcagagaattcatacaggAAATAAGCCATATGtgtgtaatgaatgtgggaaagaCTCTAATCAAAGTTCAAATCTTATtatacatcagagaattcatataGGAAAGAAACCTTATATATGTCATGAATGTGGAAAAGACTTCAATCAGAGCTCCAATCTGGTGAGACATAAGCAAATTCACAGTGGTGGGAATCCCTATGAGTGCAAAGAGTGTGGGAAGGCTTTTAAGGGAAGCTCAAACCTTGTCCTGCACCAGAGAATCCACAGTAGGGGGAAGCCATATTTATGCAATAAATGTGGGAAGGCTTTCAGTCAAAGCACAGATCTTATTATACATCacagaattcacactggagagaaaccctatgaatgttaTGACTGTGGACAGATGTTCAGTCAAAGTTCACACCTTGTCccacatcagagaattcacactggagagaaacccctcaaatgtaatgaatgtgaaaAAGCCTTCAGGCAGCATTCTCACCTTACTGAACACCAGAGACTCCAcagtggagagaaaccctatgaatgtcaCAAATGTGGGAAGACCTTCAGTGGGCGCACAGCTTTTCTTAAACATCAGAGATTGCATGCTGGAGAGAAACTTGAAGAATGTGAGAAAACCTTCAGCAAGGATGAGGAGCTTAGGGAAGAGCAGAGAATTCACCAGGAAGAGAAAGCTTATTGGTGTAATCAGTGTGGTAGGAATTTCCAGGGCACCTCAGACCTCATCAGACATCAGGTAACTCATACAGGAGAGAAAACAtatgaatgtaaagaatgtgggaaaaCTTTCAATCAGAGCTCAGACCTTGTGAGACATCATAGAATTCACAGTGGAGAAAAACCTTGTGTATGTAGCAAATGTGGGAAATCTTTTAGGGGCAGCTCAGATCTTATTAGACACCATCgtgttcatactggagagaaaccctatgaatgtagtgaatgtgggaaagcctttagccAGAGGTCACACCTTGTTACACACCAGAAAATCcatactggagagaagccctatCAGTGCactgaatgtgggaaagccttcaggcGGCGTTCACTCCTTATTCAACATCGGAGAATTCATAGtggtgagaaaccctatgaatgtaaggaatgtgggaagctCTTCATTTGGCGCACGGCTTTCCTCAAACATCAGAGCCtgcatactggagagaaacttgAATGTGAGAAAACCTTCAGCCAGGATGAGGAGCTTAGGGGAGAGCAGAAAATTCACCAGGAAGAGAAAGCTTATTGGTGTAATCAGTGTGGTAGGGCTTTCCAGGGCAGCTCAGACCTCATCAGACATCAGGTAACTCATACAAGAGAGAAACCATATGAATGCAAAGAATGTGGGAAAACTTTCAATCAGAGCTCAGACCTTCTGAGACATCATAGAATTCACAGTGGAGAAAAACCTTATGTATGCAACAAATGTGGGAAATCTTTTAGGAGTAGCTCAGATCTTATTAAACACCATCgtattcatactggagagaaactctATGAATGtagtgaatgtgggaaagccttcagccaGAGGTCACACCTTGCTACACACCAGAAAATCCATACTGGAGAGGAACCCTATCagtgcagtgaatgtgggaaTGCCTTCAGGCGGCGTTCCCTCCTTATTCAACATCGGAGACTTCATAGTGGTGAGAAACCCTacgaatgtaaggaatgtgggaaactCTTCATGTGGCGCACGGCTTTTCTCAAACATCAGAGACTGCATGCTGGAGAGAAACTTGAAGAATGTGAGAAAACCTTCAGCAAGGATGAGGAGCTTAGGAAAGAGCAGAGAACTCACCAGGAAAAGAAAGTTTATTGGTGTAATCAGTGTAGTAGGACCTTCCAGGGCAGCTCAGATCTCATCAGACATCAGGTAACTCATACAAGAGAGAAACCAtatgaatgtaaagaatgtgggaaaaCT CAATCAGAGCTCAGACCTTCTGAGACATCATAG